A window from Anaerolineales bacterium encodes these proteins:
- a CDS encoding radical SAM protein — protein sequence MNSVLDRLFPARPIEPIPAGLYARQAMLPGSQPIRLHLRIQADGAGLMIVNASCVLHLNETAAAHAYRYVLGDSDGQAARFVQRRYRVGWRKALHDQQALRRQVEGVVTTPDLDPVVYLGMARAEPGIPPASAPYRLDVALTYAQDPDGRPDPRTPVRASRELSTEEWKRALEIAWNAGIPHVAFTGGEPCRRADLAELIAHAEQLGMVAGVVTAGTRLADMDYLMTLSNAGLDHLMITWQPADADSTLGLRNASASDVFTTAHLTLRPTDSQALPDWLAELRQMGVNAVSLSSSAGAGTEGSMLEARDQVAAAGLNLVWDLPVPFSESNPIAFEVEQPAGSTGCSWLYVEPDGDVLLSRDARDVLGNLTSDEWGVIWDRAQQAAA from the coding sequence ATGAATTCTGTGCTGGACCGACTGTTTCCCGCAAGACCGATCGAGCCGATCCCGGCCGGGCTGTACGCCCGCCAGGCCATGCTGCCAGGTTCCCAGCCGATCCGATTGCACCTTCGTATCCAGGCCGACGGCGCCGGGCTGATGATCGTCAATGCGTCGTGCGTTCTGCACCTGAACGAGACTGCCGCCGCCCATGCCTACCGCTATGTCCTGGGTGACAGCGACGGTCAGGCCGCGCGCTTCGTCCAGCGGAGGTACCGGGTGGGCTGGCGCAAGGCCCTGCACGACCAGCAGGCTCTGCGTCGGCAAGTGGAAGGGGTCGTCACCACGCCCGACCTCGATCCGGTCGTGTACTTGGGGATGGCTCGGGCCGAGCCGGGCATCCCGCCGGCATCGGCGCCGTACCGCCTCGACGTGGCACTGACCTACGCCCAGGACCCGGATGGCCGGCCAGACCCCCGCACCCCTGTGAGGGCGAGCCGCGAGCTCTCGACGGAGGAGTGGAAGCGAGCCCTGGAAATCGCCTGGAACGCCGGCATCCCGCACGTCGCGTTCACCGGTGGAGAGCCCTGCCGTCGGGCCGACCTGGCGGAGTTGATCGCCCATGCAGAACAGCTGGGGATGGTGGCAGGCGTCGTCACCGCCGGCACTCGCCTGGCGGACATGGATTACCTGATGACGTTGTCGAATGCCGGCCTCGACCACCTGATGATCACCTGGCAGCCGGCGGACGCCGACAGCACGCTGGGACTGCGTAATGCCTCGGCCTCCGACGTGTTCACCACGGCGCACCTGACACTTCGCCCGACGGACTCTCAAGCCCTCCCCGATTGGCTCGCCGAGCTGCGGCAGATGGGCGTCAACGCAGTCTCCCTGTCTTCCTCCGCCGGCGCAGGCACCGAGGGGTCGATGCTGGAAGCCCGCGATCAGGTGGCCGCGGCCGGCCTGAATCTGGTGTGGGATTTGCCTGTCCCGTTCTCCGAGTCGAACCCGATCGCCTTCGAGGTGGAGCAGCCCGCTGGGTCCACCGGTTGCAGCTGGCTGTATGTTGAACCCGATGGCGATGTGCTGCTCTCCCGCGACGCCCGCGACGTGCTGGGCAACCTGACGTCCGACGAGTGGGGAGTTATCTGGGACCGCGCCCAGCAGGCCGCGGCCTGA